TCAACAACAGCTGCAATGACCATGTTGACATTTCACTCAAAAAGATATATTTGTTTTTGACCACAGAATTGAGTCAGACAGTTTGATTTCAAAATAGCAGCATCTGGATTTTGGACCCATTCACCCCTTCACTGTTGGGAAAGACCTGTGTGTTGTAATTTTGTGGGTCTAAAAATACTGTTTCATCTGTTTATGAGTTCTTAAGGTTTTTTTTGTTCCAaacacaatggtttttaaatTACACAGGACCgattttggttccacaaatgcacacatacacGGAAGCGTATCCAAACAAATGGCAGATGTTCTAGAATACCACAGCCGCCGCGCAGATGCAACCTGGGAAATACCTACCGTGTTTCCCGTCCACCTCACATCGGTTTCAACGAACGTACACGTTTCACTGCTCCACTGTTGATAACACTTGAGGCGCAGAAAACCCCGAccttttcatttctcaactGAAAACATACACTCACTTTATGTGTGTTGGCAGTCAGACATGCTTTCCATCACATTCCcttttctcctctctctctctcgctctctctctctccagtctgtgtgtgtgtgtgtgtgtttatctgcgTGCGTGTTTTTTGATTGGAGGCTGTGTCTACATGGGAAGTGGGAAGGTGCAATTGGAATGTCGCCTAAAGGCAAGGGAGCTGCACTGCTTCCACTCTTCAGTCCGTGAGCCAGGGACGCCGTACAACAAAGTGGCTTAGGGCAGAGTCGTGAGACACACACAGCAAAGCAACAGTCTCAAAGGGTTTGTGTGAGCTACTATGGAATAGTTGAATGAAGTGGGAAACACACCGCCCTGGTCTCAAAAGAAGGTGCAGGATCTGTTGATGAGCAGAAACAAGTTTTGTGGAGTGGACGTCCATCTGGCACAATTTAGAGGAGCACATCCCAATCCAGCTGGGAGGAAACCATTGCAGTGCTCTTCGATCTCTACCGGGGGACATGAGGAGAGATAGGCTGCTGGTGGCTGTCACGTTGGTCACCCTCCTGGCGGCTGATGTTCATTTTGTCCTAATTCCCCGATTGAAAACATGGTATCACCTGTCCAGAGAAATCTGCGCATGCAGGGGCGACAATGTCAGCTCGGGGAACCGTGTTCCCACAACTGATCTGTGGCTTTTGAACCAGAGTTCTACTCTGGTTTCTGCAGAGCAAGACTCCAAGCTGGAAAGGTTGTTCCGACACTCGCTGTACAACATCCGTCTTCCAGAACTGGGGCCTGATGATCTTATATTGCAGCACGAGGAGCTTATGAATTACCACAAGAGAAAAATGACCCGATGGGAGAGGTAAGCAACGTTTCTCAGTCAAATTATTTTTGACATGTGACTCCGCTATACGATGATCAGAGTTGAATAAAGTTTGATCTCAGATCACACTTTGGTCAAAAAATTGTAAGTACTGtagcctatatactgtatatttcagtTGACTATAGTGCATACATACTAGCCTAGAATTTACTGTAGTCTccaatcatttgttttagaggATGGAGTTTTGGTTATTTGTAATCTGATTACCTATATCTTTATTCTGGGAAAAGCCATATTGTACTTGTCAACATTGGTTAGGACATTCCgaatgtacatttatttgcagctttATTGAGCAAGCTAACTGATAAGACAAAGTACCAATTTGGTGCAATTGGTCAAAAAACAAATATGGGTCACTTTGCATTTAGTTGATACGTACTGTATTTAAAGACGAATGACTGAAGAACAAATAATGCTAGAATGCACTACTTATTCATCACATAAAAGCAATATTGTCAATTTATTGACTTGAGGGTTTGCAGTGTTTGAATGCTGTTTATACAGAGCAACCAATGATCAGTcatgattattatttttggccACTGCATTGCCCTGATATTGCCCTCACTGAATTTAGGGCTCaagttgtgtttttaaaagattttccTCTCGagttaaacacattttcatgACAGTAGGGTAGACGAAGCACTTGTACCGGCAGTAATGTTGTCCAACAGCCTGGCCAAGATGTGCAGGTGTCTCCCACGTAATCAGAGGTTTGCCATTAACAACTcactttaattttgttttcgaTCGCCGGAGGCTCTATTGTAAGTAAAAGATCCCAAGTCAGAACTCTTTAGTTTCTATAAGAACCGATGAGATGCGCACATGTGTCCAGGTGGGAGTACTCATTGTGTACATTAGCAGTGGTGAGTGCGGTAACTATGGAATCAGCACACAGAGACTCAAgaattctgtttattttaaagtgtggCCTCCTTTTGGGTCTCTGTcacagtaaacatttctgtCCTTTAAATCTGATATTTgactatttcatttttttacgttttctcAAGCTGATGCTTGCAAAAGCCATGATCACAATTTCAAGGGCAAATATTTGCGGCAAATAAGATCAGTATTCTGAAGCGTGAAGATGTTACCATGAAATAATAATGACCTTGATGTACTTTCGTACATgaggaatatttacatttattcatttagcagacgcttttatccaaaacccTATCAATTTTCCccagaaaaactgaaagaatTGCCAGTTTTGAACCCATGGGGACTGCTggttaaatgtaataaagataACAAATGATGATTAATAACGTTAATAACAAACAGCAGTTAAATGGCTTGCAAAtgcaatttcacatttaaatatgaatacagtacatttttcttttctggGAATAAAACACATACCGTATACTGTATTATAGAAATGCTTTCTGTTTTATAAATTGAATAATGTTTCACATGTTGTAGGAAGTAAAATATGTTGCCAGCAGCTGTGGAATATAATTGTGACGTTCTTGGATCTCAAAGGCTTCTACGTGTGTAGACTTGTGCACACTAAGGGAACTGGAGCTAAGAATATCTCTTAGTTGATGACTTTAAAGAGAGAATACACCAAGGGTATATTTTGAATAATCATTTTAggaatataatgatttaatgaatgGCTTATAATCAACCTACATGTATTGGAAGGCAACTGCAGTGTTTAAAGAGACAAACATCTCAGAATGTTGTCATTGCAAATGTTGAATATACTCATAAGAGAAATGGTTAATCAGAATAAAAGACCCAATAATCTTCAcaatttgtgttccacagactgAACAAGTTCTACATTGAGGCGGCAGCTGCTTCTAACATCACTATACCTGATCACcctgtgacctttgaccctgaGGCCAGTTGGCTAAGATTCCATTTGGGCATCAACCGATATGCACTATATTCAAGAGATGACAGCAGCATAGACAGACTTCTGAAGGACATGCAGACAGCCACTGTTATTAGTGCAGGTAATGTATTCCTCTGAATCAGCTTTAACATATCTTGATGTGAAAGTGCTTTGGTTTTATTTCAATGAATAATACTCCAATATGCATAGCTATGCTGCCCACTTTTATGTCTTCCCGcaactggtagagcattgtgttagctgtGCGATTCCATTACCTGGGAGCACACATAAAGTATTGTCAAGGTGAATGCAATATCAGtcgcatctgccaaatgtgtaaaaatgaaaaaaacaaaacaaaggcacTACAGTCTCACCCCTTAAAGTTCTTAAAAGAAGtacatttcataaaaatgaaaatgatatttTCTTTACACAAACCTATTGTTTGTGAAATGTCATAAGTTCATCTTAAGTTCATCTTaaagtataatgcaatatttttCATTGTGTCTGACAGATTACACTCAGGATGAGAAAGCTTTAAAGGGTGCATGTGACTGCTCTCAAGGTAACTACTTGATGTATTTGTCCAGGTTTTTTCTTTACTCAACTTTACTTAAACCTAAAGTATTGTCACTCACCCACAAAAAACTACATGACAACATTACACACAATACTGAAATAACTTGTGTAAAATGTAAGAAACATTCCAGTAgatttaacaaaatgtggatGGTACATtgctatttaaataatatatgaacTGGCAGTAGTGGGGGGTGTCATTTTTACACAAATGATAACacaattcatatttttacattaagaGTAAACAATAAGAAACAATTTCATTGTGAATCGTTTCCTATCCCCTATATAGTGCCATATGTAACATTCCCCATACAGGATGCAGTAAAAGATGAGAAGCTAAAATATAGAATGATGTCATCAAAATTCTAGATCGTTTATTGGTGGAAGTGAGAAACTgtttatattttctaaatatgtttatatcttatatcttctaaatgtgaAATTTGTGGTTTTGAAGCACATTAGCTTATAGGTAACCTTAAAGTcgccatgaaatcaaaacttatttttaatcgAATGTTGTTATAAATGAGAAAATCGGGAGGAAATCAGAAACTTCCCTCCCCCTACAAATGACATCTCTTTTTgcatgacatacagtatatctcacCCTATAAAAACATCTCATAAAATACactggcagctggggcaccagaaaaatacgttaaataacattttaatgtgaAATTACATCTTTTAGCAGTCTTTTtcggtgatttgacatttttaccgttttttttatatgtgaaaaatctgtcaaataaaacggtaaaacgtttttttttacatcattGCAAATTCAGTTTTATACCGACTTTAAGACTAAACTATACTAAAAGGCACAAAACTTACATTTTGAATTCAGGGGACATATTTTGACAAATAACAACATAAAATTTCGTTAAACGCTCTCTAGTTTGTAATAGATGTAATACATGTAATAAGCTAACTTACAGGCCTGTGCAACAATTGTATTGTTCTGTAAGTTTTTTAACAATAACATGTCTATgtcttaaaacttaaaaatccATCTTCATTATTCAATCTGTCCCAAGAAACAGAAGCTCTCATGGTAAACAACCATTCTCATAATAACCATGTGTATTCACATGTATCCAAACCTCATCATCATTGCCCTGCAGTTTAAATCCTTTGAAGGTAATGAGTAAGACCAGTACTTGCTATTATAAGGCGTGTGTAGAATAAATGACCACTACCCCTATTAGTATCAAAGGCGGTTGTGTAGAATAAATGGCATTTGGAGCACACCCCTTTCAGAAACAAACAACCCTCAGTCATAAAAAGCAATCAGTCTACATTACAGCATCGCTCCTCTAAACTCAAAACCACACTTTCACCACCTGCCCCTGAACTCAGACAAACGAACCAAATGCTGTTTCCCTTTTAGCTTTTTTGGCCCTAAACAAACATCTGATGCAGTAGTTTTACTGTCCGACTTGAAGCTTTTGTTGTTTCTCTGCTTTGCACCACGACTTGTGTTATTTTGGAGTGTGGTTGAGTTTGTAAACTATTGATATGATTTAGCCATAGAGAAGCTAAAAGAAGTTGGAACTGTGTGGTTTGGGGTTGGCAGCAGCCTGCCGTGGCTTCCCACAACCTCAGACAAAGCAGAAGAAACACCGCTGGTGGAGCGCACCACAAGCACAAGTACATTTATGCAGAAACCCCCTATAACTAAACTGTCGCAGTTGACGTTTTTGGGGAaccaaactaaaaataaataaataaaatgagagaataaatcaagtaaaataatatttaaaaaatcttgttCAAAAATCTAAAGAGAAAAGTTCCAAAATATTAATTTTTCACTgtttgtatattgtatatacagGTATTGCACAACGCATTCTCATTCCTAacaattttacgaggtggctgaTTTGTACGAATTCGTATTTTCTTTCTACATTTTCACACAATCTGCTTTTTTGCCAATGTTGGTTAGCTTAAGGGGTTGGGcttcattattgctttttttattcatcgtacatttttgtacaatttcCATTATACAAATGAACACGAATTAGCCCCCTTGTAAAATACTTATGAAGTCGCgagtgttttctttctttctgatctTTCTGTCCAATCAGTGGTTAAGCCAAGCGGTCTTCACTTGAAGTTGGCACTGAAGCTCCAAGACTTTGGCAAAGCTATGTTTAAACCAATGAGGTACTGTAACATTGTGTTAGGTCTTATTTTGATTCGTTTGGTTACGTGTCACTAAATCATGGCCTTTCATTTCAGACAGGAGCGACACGAGGAGACACCAGAGAACTTTTTCTATTTCGTTGACTTTCAGAGGCACAATGCAGAGATTGCAGCCTTCCACCTCGACAGGTGAGGTGATAAAAACACTGATGAGAGTCATCATAGCAAATAGACAGATGGAGTTACAGTCAATCCTCAAGGGTAGGAATGAATTACCTTGTGAAGGATCTGATATGAGTAAACACAGATGAAATCCCTCAGGCACCAGACATTAAAAGCACTGGGATATTGTATGTCATTGTTTGGGCCTGTTGAAACAATGAGGTTCTGCATGATTAGTCTCCTCAAAGTGCATTTGGTGTGGTCTGTCATGACAGATTGTATGATGATGAAACCCTGGAGCAGAAGGAAACAGACAATATGTTGAAATTTCATTTCTGAGTCATTGATGCATTCTGAAGCTTTCAACACATGTATgtttaaattgtattaattgACGTGGAAAATTGTACTAAATTATGTATTCAGATGCATTAGTCAGTGTGTATTGTTAAATTGTAGACCCCTATTGTATCCGTTAGCGTTCTTATTATAATTccaccattgcgtctatggcaGCCCATAGAACCGTACGCGGGAAAGTTAGGAAATTTGGCACACTGATAGAGGGCAATTTTATATGTTACTGTGGCAAATTTGGAGTCTCTAACTAAAACCCTCTAGCGCCACCAATAGTCATTTTTCACCGCCATTTTGAATTTTTCGAAAAACTTACTTTTTTCAACTTGTCCTACAGCGTTTGTCTGATAGTGCTGACAAAAAGCTATTTAAAGATTTTCAATTCGATTCGTATACCCTGTTAATTCATTTGATGGTGAGCACGCCAAAATGGATTTGATGCTGCATCTTCACCAAACTTTTGTGTATCGACACGAAACTTGGTATATAGTTTCGGCACAGCGCCACCTAGTGGTCCAGAGATATaaaaaatggctatttttgctTATAACTTTTGAAAACTTTGGTGTAAAATCATGAGAGTGGTCTTGTTTAATTCCTTGAGACATGCCGAGTCAAACCATACCCAGTATTCCTTGGTCGCCCATTTTGAATTTGGTCACAAAATGCAGTATTTCATGAACGCCACAGCATCTCCCTACGAAACTTGGTATGGTTCTTCATGTCCGTATTCTGAGAGGACCTGTAACGTTTTACTCTAGCTTCCCCTAGTGGTCAAGAGATATAAGGAAATTTATGAAAATGCTTATAACATGAAAAATTCAAcgtcatgtcatttcatttacattactaGAGTTGTTGGCTCTAGTCGAGTTCTTTGATACCACCTTTGTCATATTCCACCATACATCTTGACCGCCATATGGCATTTTATTCAAAACATACTTTTTCCGAACTCCTCCTGCAAAATTTGTTGGATTTGCATGACATTTGGTATATAGCATCTAGAGACACTCATTGACcccgtaattgctgcttgcagctatatttaacTTCATTTGGCTGTTTATCAGCTACTGTAGGTGCTACAATAGCAGATTTCACACAGTGGGATGCAGTGGAAGAATATGTGTGTTGTTCTGCCATCCGTTTTgtgacatttaaagggatagttcagaggcaaaacaaaattacaccatgttttactcacgCTCAAGGCATTCTAGGTGTCTATGACTTTCTACTTTCAGATGAATACAgttggagttataataccatttTTCTTGGCTCTTCCAATGGGAGTGAGCTCAACAGGTTAATAAAGGCCTTTTGAAGCGAATCAATGCATTTGTTTAACAGAAATATGCATATTTACAACTTTATAAACTGTAATATCTAACTTCCGTTGGAGGATGGCATTCTGGCAATTATTTTTTACCATAACTAGTTCTAAAAGGATGAATTAAGTATCCTCTAAGAATCCATTAGGAGTCATAAAAAGGCCTACTAATTATACTGAAATTAccgaaatatttatttatactgtgAAAATACCCCACATTATCAACAAGATTCCATTTACATTCTGAAGCTAATATTTATCTCACTTAAAATAGAATTTGAAACGATTGTTAATACTTGGTAACTTTATCTGTCAGCAAGTATTAGGTTCCTTTTTAATGTAACCTGAGTTAACAAGCCATAAAGTGTAACTTGTGTGCAGAGTGCTGGACTTCCGGAGAGTTCCACCTGTGTCTGGGAGATTGGTCAATGTGACCGGTGACATCTTGTATATAACTCACAACGCGGACCTGCGCAATGTGTTCTTTACCTCTCCAGGTGTGAACTAGTATTCAAAAAAGccaaaacatttgaataaaaatgtgtattaaatattattgttgGCCTTTTGGTTTGACATCAGTGTGTGATTTGTTTGAATTCCTTTAAAAGTTTTCTTCTTTTTCCTTGACCAGCCAACAACACGTGTTTCTTTGCCAAGTGTTTATACGTGTGCAAGTCAGAGTATGCTGTGTGTGGTCACCCGGATCTTCTGGAAGGGTCCATGTCTGCCTATCTACCAGGCTTGAGCATTGCTCCCCGGATCTCCATTCCCAACCCCTGGATACGCTCCTACAGCTTCACTGGCCGAGAGGAGTATGTGACTTTCATTTTTTGGTCTATGTGTTCTTGTGAACATAACCTGTAGTTGAGCAACTTGTTTTGCTATCCCTTGGGTGTGAAGCAAAAAATGCTTAGTCTTGGAACAATTCATGtctcatctttttttttcttttaggtGGGAAGTTAATCCATTATACTGTAACACAATCAAAAAACTTTATCCCTACAACTCTGGGAATAGACTTCTCAACATCATTGACATGGCAATATTCGACTTTCTCACAGGCATGTATGCACATTTTTACCTTTCATTTGAAAAACTTCAACAGAATCAGGCCTGCGATGCACTTTAAACTATAAAACTGTGCCGGAACATTCACATAATACCAATTCCACACCTGGCAAAGAAGTATAAGTGATTGGTTCTTCACCaactaacaaaaacacacatcgcATGTATTAACCTTAATGGAATAGATGCTTTTACTTCCTGTTGTAGGAAACATGGACAGGCACCATTATGAGATTTTCACCAAGTTTGGAGATGAAGGTTTCTTGC
This genomic window from Triplophysa rosa linkage group LG18, Trosa_1v2, whole genome shotgun sequence contains:
- the fam20a gene encoding pseudokinase FAM20A, with translation MRRDRLLVAVTLVTLLAADVHFVLIPRLKTWYHLSREICACRGDNVSSGNRVPTTDLWLLNQSSTLVSAEQDSKLERLFRHSLYNIRLPELGPDDLILQHEELMNYHKRKMTRWERLNKFYIEAAAASNITIPDHPVTFDPEASWLRFHLGINRYALYSRDDSSIDRLLKDMQTATVISADYTQDEKALKGACDCSQVVKPSGLHLKLALKLQDFGKAMFKPMRQERHEETPENFFYFVDFQRHNAEIAAFHLDRVLDFRRVPPVSGRLVNVTGDILYITHNADLRNVFFTSPANNTCFFAKCLYVCKSEYAVCGHPDLLEGSMSAYLPGLSIAPRISIPNPWIRSYSFTGREEWEVNPLYCNTIKKLYPYNSGNRLLNIIDMAIFDFLTGNMDRHHYEIFTKFGDEGFLLHLDNARGFGRYFHDEMSILAPLTQCCVIKRSTLLRMKLLARSEYRLSDVMRESLSRDLLTPVLTEAHLEALDRRLEHVLRTVGRCVKKLGETQVVVTDFVESQRGTTIHPATNR